From the genome of Deltaproteobacteria bacterium:
CCCATCCAGAGCCGCATGTACCCCTGGGCGACCATGTACCCCATGCCGAGCACCCGCTCGATGTAGCTTTGCAGCACCCCCGCCACGCCGAAGGTCAGCCCCATGATCATCATGGCGGAGCACATCGTCCAGAAGCCGATCTTGCCCCGGCGGTCGTCGTACTCCGCGATCCCCTTCAGCTTCGGCATCGCGTAGTAGAACATCATCAGGTTCAGCAGCGCGTAGGCGCCGAAGGTCGCGAGGTGGCCGTGCGACACGGTGACCTGGGAGCCGTGCGTGTAGTAGTTGATCTGCGGCAGCGTGTGTGCGAAGCCCCACACCCCGGCGCCGATGAAGTGCAGCACCGCGCAACCGATGGCGTACGTCCAGGTGAGGGGATTGACGATCTTCGCCTTCCGCTGCTTCACGTGGTGCATCGTGTCGAAGACCATCAGGAGGATCGGCAGCGGCTCGAGGGCCGAGAAGAATCCCCCGAACCACAGCCAGTATCTCGGCGCGCCGATCCAGTAGTAGTGGTGGCCGGTTCCGACCATTCCGGTGAACAGGAACAGCCCGATCTCGACGTAGAGCCACTTCTCCACCACCTGGCGCTCCACGCCGGTGATCTTCATCAGGACGAAGGCGAAGATCGCCGCGGAGATGAGCTCCCAGGACCCCTCCACCCACAGGTGGATCACCCACCACCAGTAATACCAGTCGATGACGAGGTTCCGATAGAAGGGGATGCCGAGAAGATACAGCAGGGCCAGAAAGACCAGCCCCCCGAGCAGTGTTCCCTGGATCACTGTCCAGTTCCTCGCCTTGAACATCGTCATGCCGACGTTGAACAGGAAGACGAGCGCGCCGATAACGACGACGAAGTCGAGCGCCATCGGGATCTCCAGGAGCGGCCGCCCCTGCGTCCACCCGAAGAGGAACCCCACGAGGGCGGTCACGCCCGTCACGAGCAGGGCGATCAGCTGGAACCAGGCGAGTTTCTCGGAGTAGATCTCCGACTTCGTCTCCTCGGGGATGATGTAGTAGGTGCCGCCCATGAAGCCAAGGAGCATCCACAGGACGAGGAGGTTGGTGTGGATCGCGCGAGCCGTCGAGAACGGGAAGACGTCCACGATCGACTGCGGGATGGTGAAGGTGTAGTTGGCGGCCAGCCACAGCCCCATGAAGATCTGGAGCACGAACAGCGGGAGCGCCGCGGCGAAGTACCAGTAGGCGATCTTCTGGGAGCGGTATTCCATCGGGGCCTCCTTATTTCAGGGTCGCGAGGAACCTGGCCACTTCGTCCAGTTCCCGCTCGGAGAGATTGTCCTTCTGTGACGGCATCAT
Proteins encoded in this window:
- a CDS encoding cbb3-type cytochrome c oxidase subunit I is translated as MEYRSQKIAYWYFAAALPLFVLQIFMGLWLAANYTFTIPQSIVDVFPFSTARAIHTNLLVLWMLLGFMGGTYYIIPEETKSEIYSEKLAWFQLIALLVTGVTALVGFLFGWTQGRPLLEIPMALDFVVVIGALVFLFNVGMTMFKARNWTVIQGTLLGGLVFLALLYLLGIPFYRNLVIDWYYWWWVIHLWVEGSWELISAAIFAFVLMKITGVERQVVEKWLYVEIGLFLFTGMVGTGHHYYWIGAPRYWLWFGGFFSALEPLPILLMVFDTMHHVKQRKAKIVNPLTWTYAIGCAVLHFIGAGVWGFAHTLPQINYYTHGSQVTVSHGHLATFGAYALLNLMMFYYAMPKLKGIAEYDDRRGKIGFWTMCSAMMIMGLTFGVAGVLQSYIERVLGMGYMVAQGYMRLWMG